A genomic region of Planctomycetota bacterium contains the following coding sequences:
- a CDS encoding C2 domain-containing protein: MSTPPVQLRARQWRFVVWLALLLIGGAACAWGLWSWTNPVQSDRVSSVRVKTRPGIVNDAAGVKSMLSPGNPDLYVRVIVGGETLQTDTMEDTPVGGGLTWNLDSSLSLAAIERVEVWDEDTFGNDLLDQVTPEGQRVTSGQEYQVILRGPGAKVPTGAIPAALIGGVFALIGGGRLVWEQVV; this comes from the coding sequence ATGAGCACGCCCCCCGTCCAACTTCGGGCAAGACAATGGCGTTTCGTCGTTTGGCTCGCGCTGCTATTGATCGGCGGGGCGGCGTGTGCGTGGGGCCTTTGGTCATGGACCAACCCCGTGCAGAGCGACCGTGTGAGTAGCGTCCGCGTCAAGACCCGGCCCGGCATCGTCAACGACGCGGCCGGCGTGAAGTCGATGCTCTCGCCGGGCAATCCGGACTTGTACGTGCGGGTCATCGTCGGCGGAGAAACGTTGCAAACCGACACGATGGAAGACACGCCGGTCGGCGGCGGTTTGACGTGGAACCTGGACTCTTCGCTATCGCTCGCCGCGATCGAGCGGGTGGAAGTGTGGGACGAAGACACCTTCGGCAACGACCTGCTCGACCAGGTCACGCCCGAGGGGCAGCGCGTGACCAGCGGCCAGGAGTACCAGGTGATTCTCCGCGGCCCCGGTGCGAAAGTGCCGACCGGGGCGATCCCCGCCGCGCTCATCGGCGGTGTTTTCGCGCTCATCGGCGGCGGCCGGCTGGTGTGGGAGCAGGTCGTGTGA